A region of the Channa argus isolate prfri chromosome 3, Channa argus male v1.0, whole genome shotgun sequence genome:
cctGTGGGTGCTGACAACGTTTGCCGATAAGGTTACATTAATCACACACAGAGCAGGGTCAGGTTTTGGCTATTACTCTGCGTTCACAAACTGCTGGGTGTTTTCGCGTTGTCTGACCCTTTTCACGTCAGCTTGACTAGAGTGAAACCGACAAAACCAAAACCTCTAAGACCTTGACAGCCAGTGCTCGTGGGTGGCAGTGTTGACTCCCTGGAAGGCAACCAACAGAAGTGGATAGTGCTGGCAGGCAGTGTTCACCACTGTAACCTCTGAGCCCACAAGGGAACCGGCAGTGTGGCGGCATTCATGCAGTACGTGTCTGTAAAACATCAGCAGCCGGTCGGTCAGCCTTAACTAATTGCTTTATTTAATTCAACCCAGAGATGAACACGGGTTCTGCCTATAAAAGCAGAGCCTCGGTCCTTTTTCTTAGCCCTGCCTTCCCCTCCCTGCCCCCCAAAACCTAAAATGACTGTTAGTGATCCTAATGAGctgagaaagggagagaaaaggcAGGGAGAGGTGTGACTGCTTGTTAGTGCTTGGTGCAGCTTGCGCTTATGTCTCCTATCCAGTGGCCTTTCCAGCCTGTGGGTCCCTTGGGTGCTGTGAAGGCTCTGCATTGGAGCCGTTCGGGGCCTCCATGTGGCGACATCTTTTACTGTAATGAGAGAGGAGACCCATGTACCTCTCATTCCACAGGATTACACCTTTGAGAGTAACACACCTTCTAGATTACCAGGAGGCGCTTTCGCCTCTTTCCTCTGATAGTGTTTCAAGAGAGCAGTCATGCACCCTGCCTGTGTGCTTTTCTCCATGTCAGATGAATGAGATCAACTCAAAATGTATACTTAACTTAAGGAAGGGCTAGTTTTTGGAGACTTTGGGCTCTAGTGCTCCAAGGAACATGCCTATAAACACATGTGTTTTGAGTGATGAAAGACATGGTGTGTACAAATGACTTGTGTGCAGCCATCTCCATGTTACCTGATACCAGCTCTCTGTGCTTTCAGGGCATATAAACTTTGTTTATTCAGTCACATTGTTTATTTGACTTTGTAGGGCCCATGGCCACTCATTGACACCATTCACAGTTTCAGGTTTCAAGCTTGATCTCTGAAGGTCAAGTGCAGTCATCACGCAGAGCTCAAAAAAGTGTTGGCATGTATTAAGTGTGTAACGAAGTCCTTCACTCTAACTTCAATCTGGGTTTTATTTCTAAGACAAAAACAGTGCAGGTGTAGCATGTACAAACTGTTGTATCGTAGTACTCTGACGGTGTCTCTTCGTGTAGAAATGGTAAGGGTCTGTAAGAAAAGTACTAGACTGGCCAAAGAGAACACAAAATGGGGAGATTGGAATTGGCtggtgaaaatatttgtttgcttttgttgtctGCATTAATGTGTTAAAGTCTGATGCTTTGTTGAGCCATCCATCAACCTGAATCACAACATCACTCATATTTTGCTCCGTCATACTGTAAATTACTGTGGCAGCTCGACTATTAACATAATTAGTTTCTATGCACTTGCTGAATCTTACCCTGTCTTGATGTACGATTGAATGATGTTCTCTAAGTGATCTTACTCATTGTTGTGGGATGGGTCAATGTAAGCATTAAGGAAAGAaagtgattttatgtttttctttttggaatgTAAAGTTCAACACCCTTCAattgtttcttatttttcaaCCCTCAGACTCAGCTTCACCATATAAGACATACTTCCTTCCAATTGTATCAGCACTTTGGAATGTTAAAGGTATTGTAAATAAGGGACCCAAAGATCAGGGGGTGGATTCAAAGCCCCGTATATCCTGCTGTAAATCCCTTGTAGATTGTTTCTCCCACACTTTTAAGTTTCCTGGTCAAAGCCACAGTGTTTTACCAGCACGAGAGCAGCACGAGACAGGGCCAGGGGCTTCCCTTAaagctctctgtctgtctctaccTTTATCGTCTCACCAGCATACCAGGAGAGGCTGGAGAGTACACAGTTCAACCCACTTCCTGTGCACAGTCTAAGTCTGCGCTTTTATGTGTGAAGACTGTCTAGGGAAAAATAagggagcaaaagaaaaaaaatatgtgagaTGAATGCGATGCGTCCAAATGAAGCCCTGTCTGTCAGACCTTGCGAATGAGGCGTTTCAAAACATGACAAGATAAGACGGGATTATCAGACGTGATTTGGGGGTCAGGTTTGTATCATTGGGTTTCAAAGGGTTGTCTTGGAGTTTCAGCAGTGATGGAAGAGGTGAGatcccttcttcttcttcttccacccCATTCCCAACCCCGTCTGTGCATTGCACTGTAATCTATCCAAGCCTGctgaacagaaagacagacaggaaacagagcaGGTAGTATGAAGAACTACTGCACATGGACTGGGCCcatttgtcttcatatttttcATGTCAGGAAACAATACCTCCTCCTGCACTTTTTGAACTTGTCTTCAGACCAGATTtcctgcatgttttcttttcagctgtaCATGATTACATGGTGCTTTCTCTGAATGAGCAGTTAACACTAACACAGAAAAGCATTAGATCAGAGGATCAATTCTAATCAGTTAAGTGCAGAATTGGGAGCAGGAAGTAGTTAACTGAGtataaaaatgtggaaaaggacTAAAATATTTGCTTGGCTTTTTCTACCTTCACATATACACCTACCGGTAGTGTTGTACAAGTTCAGttcaaacagaataaaatgaacTAATTGatgtttacagtttacaatttttaataataaagttcACAGTCTCCAGAAAATAAAATGGCCTATTTCACAACAGATCCAAGACACTTTTCTGCGGGATATGTGTTTCATTTGTGGGGCGATGTTAGTGGCATCTATGACTGTTGATTGTGAGCTGGTGGGTGACAATGGTTTAGGGACACACATcgtataaattattatttagataTTATTTAGTTGCAAAAACCTCTTGACTTCTGTGAGAGAATCCTCAAAGGACATCATATAGCTCTTTGTATGGGATGACCTGTAAGCCTGATTTCACTAAACTATAAAAGTAGTTTTTAACATTGTAGTAGCAAATTAAGAATGATTTAGAATCCATCAAACACCACGGCTTTGTTACTTTCATCAACACGTTAGGGATCTGCATTATGGAAATCTGTCATCATGATGGATGAGCGTTCAGTTTAATAATTCCTACTCATTTTTCTTTGGCGGTATCATTGCCTCCATGTGTTTCCGGCCTGAGCGTTGGCAACCCTCCAACCAGTCCAGTGTTGTTCACTTTCTGAAGCACAAGGACATTGAGAAACAACTTCTAATGTgctgaaatattaatattatagaGTACTGATTTAAACATGTGGTGTCCATACATGTTTGGAGTGATGCCTGTTCTTTTTGGCCGTGTGATCCCGTCGCAGCTGACCTTTATATCCCAAATtgagtttttctgtttattaagGCTATAATGATTATACTCTGACTTAAACCTTTTTTATGTtctgttactgtacatgtttattGCTCCATGTTTTTCAGTGGTAAGCCACACTAAATTAAATCTGTCGTTGAAGTGCCAGCAATATGTGGTTGTGGTGCTGGTGGTGATGGTGTGCCAGCTAAACATGTTGTTCTAGTGTTAGTCCGCACTGGGCATAATTTACCCAATCAGAATTCATATACTGCTCATTTTTACTGATCTCAATGTTTGAAACGAGTACTGTTGTGTAAATGTCTGACAACTCAATCCCTCCATTGCAATAACAATACCCTCCGCTCAAACCGAATGGCTTAAATTGTGATTAAGCAACTGGAGAAACCCCGTTGCGTTCACATATTTGTGTCTCGCTAAGCGGATGTGGACTCGATCCAGAGTATTGATGCTTCCCCCCCCACAGCTGCTTATGTCCCTGTGTCTTGATGAGTTCAGTTGAAATCGTGACATTATTTCATTTGTCTTAGGAGCTAATTTGATTTGTGATACGATTTATGTCGGTCTTCTTTGCTCCTGCTCCAAGTCTATCGGCAACAGGATTTGCATGTGCAAGGAATTATGTCAAggaagctaaaaaaataaaaaataaaaattcccaATGGTGCAGTCATTTGTTGAGGAAAAAGTGAGCATGGCTTTAATTGTGCATGTTATGTTTGTAAGGTGGTGGTTTTTCTTGCATggtcatttatgaaaaaaaaaaagacctgaaGGTTGCTTTGCTCGACTACAAAATATGCCTCAACCATTCAGTGTGTAAAAACAAGAAtcactaaagaaaaacaatgtcaaaTTGACTATAGAGGCTTATTATTAGCTACAATTATTACCCCTCAATTATGGCTGCAGGCTCATTAAGCCTCTGAACACTATGAGAGAAATTGGGAGAAACTGAAGTgttttttgggggtgggggttggaaATTCTAATGGCTTCATTTTTTGGTTGCTGAAAAAAGAGTGACCACCCCAGTAAGAGACATGTTAATGGCGTCCACTATATTTGGGCTCAAAGGGACTACGGCCTTGTTCACCCAGAACAAACCTCACCTACTGCCAGTGGTTATGTAGATATGGGTTTACATGCAGAGGTTTTTAGTCTTCTCTGACAACTGCCACCACTTAAATGAAGTGAAAGTGGATGACTTTTGGCTTTGATGTTCTAAAcatcaaaagcaacaaaagtcAACAGTAAAGTTTCTCTCTAGGAGCAATGACACGTGCACTTTTCAAGCTATTACCAACGAGAAACCAATTGGGAAACCgttgattaaaaacagaattgtaTTTACAGGAAGTGGAACATTTTCCATTGCCTGATTTTTCTCAACATCTGAGCAAGAGCCTACCGTGCCTGTCCACAGCCATAATTACTTATATTAATTTATGGATAACTACGGCACTGAAGCACTACCtatgcacacaaatacaaataaaacagtaaagtaaTATTAGGTAAAATCATATGAATTTCCTGGATCTACCCAACCAAATGTAATGCCTTTTAGGTTATTtgatcaacttttaacaaccaAGTTTAAAGCAGCAACTCTGTAAAGCAATTAAAGAGCCATGATGAACTAGAAGGAATAAAGCGGCTACACTGTTGGAATGTCTGCAAAGACCTATAAACTATAACATAACATGGAATTGATTTGTCTTGTTTACTGCCTGCTACAAATTAAACTTCGTGGCCTGAGGTGCACGGCATAACTGTGGTTCATAGGAAATTCCGTAATTATATTAGGTCTGTGTAAGTAGGTGTTCGCTGGGTTGCGACCAATAAAATTAACTGTTTATTCCCtttcacagcacacacagcaatcttgtaataaaaaaacacattactgcAACTAATGACATGCACCTTTGACATAATCTGAACAGGTTTGCATCCATACTGCACTTCACAGGACTTAGCTCTGACTTAGAAACACAGAGCTGCATGGGTGAAGTGCCACATCAGCATCTGTCAACATATGTCAGGCCTACAAATAGGAGCTGTCAAAATGACCTTAGAATGTGTGATATCCCTGAGGTGATGCTTTCTTTCTGAACCTTTGTTGGGACAAATGTCTGCTCATCCAATGTGATTTCTTTCACAAAGTAAACATATTTTCAGAGACTGATTCAAtgcatctttttattttgcaggtgTACCCATGCAGCAATGATAAGGAGTGTTCTGTGGGAAGCTACTGCCATAGCCCTCAACAGGCTCCCTCTCGCTGCCTCACTTGCCGCCGGAAGAAGAGGCGCTGCCATCGCGATGCCATGTGCTGCCCTGGGAACCGCTGCAGTAACTGTATGTTTCTgatagacacacaaaaacacacaatttgaaTGCATGTCAGTTTCAGTTAAATTGTAACTGCAGGATGTGATTCAGAAATTAGATTTCTTGTCTTATGCAAATATTGTTGGAAAAGTGACTTTTTCTAGGTCACTGAAGAAACAGTACCACGCTATCTAGCCctgagaaacacatttaaataatgttaaacaCATGCTTTCAGATTAAATTCTGCACTATACTTGAACTATGATAAATTGATGCCTAGAGGTTAGGATTTATTGGTCACATTTGGAATGTAATGTTCTTTCAGCTATTAACAGTGTGATTTGCATGAATGTGTGCAGAGAAGCTTTGTTTTATCATGATAAGGCTGCACACAGTAACAGGAGGCACTTACTTTTGCAGTTGAAGATACTTGTcgtgaaaaaaatataaaatgttgctGTGATTTTCTATCTGCAGACAATTGTGTACCTGTGTCTGAGAGTGTGGTCTCACCTCACATCTCAGCGTTAGATGAGTCCAACAAACTCTCCACCAAAGACCAGAACTGGAGAAAGAGTGGCAAATCACAAAACAAACCTTCTCTTAAAAGTAAGCTTTGAGTCCACATTACTGATGTTATGTTTAAAACACGTCCACTGGAAACCCTGCCATCTCTAAACACCGTCACTCTTTTCTTTCATCTCCTTTGCTGTCGTCCTCGCTGAACCTGGCCCTGATGGCTGAATCTTTCTGTTGTTGCTTGTCCAACAGAGTTCGTGGGCGGCGCCAGTCCTCAAACTATGTTGATAGTTTCGTCTCTGCTAATGTGTCAGTGCCTGTGAGCCTAAAGCACAGCACAGACAGCCTAGAAGAAACCACAATACCCCTGCTGTTTCTCTCACCTTCATTAAGTCATGCAAACACTTACACTCATAGCACACATTGTGTGATACACAAGTGAAAACCACAGAATGCAGGTTTGGCACAATTATATCTAATAACTCACTAAGCCCCCCGCTTAGCATTTATGCCACCTGATTTAGGTCAATACAAGGGGCCTATCCATAAAGCAATATGTTTAATGCGACGGTGACATAACTCAAGTTTAAACACACTAAAATCTATGTGAACATAGTAGCACCACTTAAGGCTCCTATAAATGAGgccatttacttttatttgtgctttactCACTCCCTCCCCCCCTTACATATTACTACATTATGAGCTTAGACAAGTCACTGCTTGAGAAAAATCCACTTTAAGAATCAGTGGTGTTAAAGCATTGAACAAGCCTTCAGACTCAGCAGCCCATCATGCTGATGGATGGAGCTGCATATTGAAATAACTCATCAGCAGAGTGTGGTTTGGTCAAATACACAGGATAGCTGGTTTGAATAATAGGGCTGCCTTCGTTTGtgtacatttaaaagcatttcataGGAAAGAACACATGTGTAAACTATAGTAATTATGCATTCATGGGGTAAGACTAACCCCCTGCCAAGAATATCAGACTCAGACCACATGGGACAGGATATGGCTAATATACAGAATAAGCAAATTGTTTGCATGATTTATGAAAGCTTCGTATGTTTCCTTTGTCTCTGAAATGGCCACACATAGAGCAATCTGTACTGAAATGTGAAGAAAGGGTTGCATAAACTTGTCTGTATGGAAAACATAACAGCTTAATGAACTATGATTAAACATTTGCTCGGCTTGATTTAACTGGATTACTATAGAGAAAAATCTACTGGGCTGCATGGTTTATAACTTCATGCAGGTCTTTTATGTCTCTAATGaagtatttgtttctgttttcccgATATGCTACACAGATATACAGATTGAAgtttattgttttctgcttcACCACTGATCAGTACTGTTGCTTGTTTCCATTCACAGGGCACGAGGGGGATTCTTGCCTGCGTTCATCCGACTGCTTCGAGGGTAATTGCTGCGCCCGCCATTTCTGGACCAAAATCTGCAAGCCGGTGCTGAGGCTCGGAGAGGTGTGCAccaaacagaggaagaaaggcTCACACGGCTTGGAAATCTTCCAGCGCTGTGACTGTGCCAAAGGCCTCTCCTGCAAGGTGTGGAAAGATGCCACCTCTTCGTCCAAGTCCAGGCTCCACATGTGCCAGAAGATCTGAAGCGGAGGCAGCTGCTGTCGGCATTGAGGCCTCTGTCTCCATCTGCCAgggaactgttttttttttaaaggatggGTTGTGGCTGTAttgaaaagaagtaaaagacAGAGTCTAACAAGAGACAGAACAGACTGTGTGGGTTCAAGTTTGCTATTCAGCGAACGGAGAGTGAATGGGAATGCTTTAGTGTTTGTGAGTGGTCCATCGCTACAcccacatccaaacacacaccctcacatgcaacacaaacacacacacacacacacaaacacacatgcacacatgcatacatgcaaCTCATGGAACCTCACCTCATGAGACCCATGAgctcattgtgtgtttgttcccaaatacaacaaacacatGCTCACTACATTCAGGGAGCCACTAGTCAGTAGATGGCTGTGATAGGTGTGGACCATTTCTAGATGGAGGCAACACACGTAGCAGTCTTTCATCTAGATTCAACCTATAATAGTAGGACAGACTATTTACATAGAAGGCACATTTTTACTGCACAGTACAATACTCACTACAGCCCAAAGTCCAGTTGTTTAAAAGATCAGAAATGTAATATTCTGTGTTTCACTACTGCATCTCAATATTGCCATAATgtgttttagtctgtttttatcatgtttcagcatctaattattaatattgtttaagTCTGTTTTTATGCAAGAGATGCACACCACTAACAATGCCCTGACCCCATACATACAGCTAATTGCATACACAGTTCACTTCAGAACTTGTGTAACACCACGCCGAGACTTCGGTCTGATGCATAATCATCTCAAACCAAAACATCTGCAATCTACTGTGATACAACAGTGTGGGTTAAAGCAGTTTGGACTGAGGTGGTGCTCTGCAGCAGACTTAGTGGTTCAGATACCAGACCGAGaatgtttctgcttttccaATCACACAGGATTCAAGGATACAATGCAAGTGCAATTTGTTCCGTTTAGAAAGCCAGTACGAATGGAGACGTGAGAAGATTGATTATAATCACAAAAACGCTCTACAAACTTGATGTTTTCAAAGAGAATTGCAgtttaatcaacatttttttgatGGCACATGGCCCTATTTATTTCTCTGCTGGAGGTGAAGCAATGCTTTTTCATTACCACTCTGCTAAACAACCCCTTGTTCACAATATCACATGTGCCTTTTTTCGCTTTGATTGTGTAGAGCATCGAGTACACGTATTTTGTAACCATTTAAGAATTTCAATAAGCTCTTATATTGTAAATAGATTGGAaacaatggaaatgtatttaagaaTCAATGTATATCATGTACATATAGTAAAAATATGAAGCTTAAAAATTACAGCAAAAATGATCTAGGTGAGAAGAGTGAAGGGATAAGATAAGACAAGCACAGCTAGACAGATTCAAACTTATGTAGTAATGAAAAAAGCTTTGTGTAAAGACAAGAGGGATAAGGAATAGATACATTGGCTCTGAGTGATATTTCAAACTGGAAGAACTGGTTAAATCCTGAAACAGTAAAAAGCATATAAACCCAGTTTGGGTGAATGATGTCAAGATATGTCACTAAACATTGTTTGTGTGAATACTTCTCATCAATAGATGAATAAAAGAATGTATTTTGTATCACTAGTTATACAGGACTTGTTATTGCCC
Encoded here:
- the dkk2 gene encoding dickkopf-related protein 2, producing the protein MLVPAWNRCCAVMFLVASLRTGTSQVSEVRPKANAIKPAVLQESPTPSTNRSATAHSGITKKHSIISQVYPCSNDKECSVGSYCHSPQQAPSRCLTCRRKKRRCHRDAMCCPGNRCSNYNCVPVSESVVSPHISALDESNKLSTKDQNWRKSGKSQNKPSLKRHEGDSCLRSSDCFEGNCCARHFWTKICKPVLRLGEVCTKQRKKGSHGLEIFQRCDCAKGLSCKVWKDATSSSKSRLHMCQKI